A portion of the Streptomyces sp. NBC_00376 genome contains these proteins:
- a CDS encoding DUF485 domain-containing protein: MRLDDPWYDVLASGWGELDGTGSFAPTGPPGPADQRRGHSAADIYLEVQRSEAFQEVRRRYRRFVVPATFAFLAWYLVYVVAAITAPGLMARPVAGAVNVAMVAGLGQFLTTFLLTGAYARHARLRRDRAALELRWETQEMTRGAGR; the protein is encoded by the coding sequence ATGCGACTCGACGACCCGTGGTACGACGTGCTGGCCTCCGGATGGGGCGAGCTGGACGGTACGGGGAGCTTCGCTCCCACCGGGCCACCCGGGCCCGCGGACCAGCGGCGCGGCCACAGCGCGGCCGACATCTATCTGGAGGTGCAGCGCAGCGAGGCATTCCAGGAAGTGCGCCGTAGGTACCGGCGGTTCGTCGTCCCCGCCACCTTCGCCTTCCTCGCCTGGTATCTCGTCTACGTCGTCGCCGCGATCACCGCGCCCGGACTGATGGCCCGCCCGGTGGCGGGTGCGGTCAATGTGGCGATGGTCGCGGGGCTCGGGCAGTTCCTCACGACCTTCCTGCTCACCGGGGCGTACGCGCGCCACGCGCGGCTGCGCAGGGACCGGGCCGCACTCGAACTGCGCTGGGAGACACAGGAGATGACGCGGGGAGCCGGACGTTGA
- a CDS encoding solute symporter family protein — protein MSGNHQTLALLLFSVFIAVTLAITTWVSRNRHGSAEEFYAGGRLFSPMENGFAIAGDYMSAASFLGISGLIALFGYDGMLYSVGFLVAWLVVLLLVAELVRNCGRFTLADVVAARMAERPVRIAAGTSSVTVSVLYLVAQMVGAGSLVALLLGGTSGAARSWTVIGVGALMVIYVSLGGMRATTWIQIVKAVLLMAGAVVLTVLVLLRFHGDFNALLNSAAERSGHGSRFLAPGLRYGGSWTARIDFISLGLALVLGTAGLPHILSRFYTVPTARAARRSVVWSIGFIGSFYLMTIALGFGAAALVGSADVRASNAAGNTAIPLLAMELGGGEGSTGGAILFAVVAAVAFATILAVVAGITLASSASVAHDLYASIRRPGSKQYSEVAVARVAAAAIGVAAIGLGLIAQDLNVAFLVGLAFAVAASANLPVLLYSLFWRNFTTRGAVWSVYGGLIPAVLLVLLSPVVSGSPASLFPGIDFQLFPLENPGLVSIPLGFLAGWVGTITSTDPPDAAKHAETEVRALTGAGAV, from the coding sequence TTGAGCGGGAACCATCAGACGTTGGCGCTCCTGCTGTTCAGCGTCTTCATCGCGGTGACGCTCGCCATCACCACCTGGGTGAGCCGCAACCGCCACGGTTCGGCCGAGGAGTTCTACGCGGGCGGCCGCCTGTTCTCCCCCATGGAAAACGGTTTCGCCATCGCGGGCGACTACATGTCGGCCGCCTCGTTCCTCGGTATCTCCGGTCTGATCGCCCTCTTCGGCTATGACGGCATGCTTTATTCGGTCGGCTTTCTCGTCGCCTGGCTCGTCGTCCTGCTGCTCGTCGCCGAACTGGTGCGCAACTGCGGCCGGTTCACGCTCGCCGACGTGGTGGCGGCGCGGATGGCGGAGCGCCCGGTCCGGATCGCGGCGGGCACTTCGTCCGTCACCGTCTCCGTGCTCTACCTGGTGGCGCAGATGGTGGGCGCGGGCAGCCTGGTCGCCCTGCTCCTCGGCGGTACGAGCGGCGCCGCCCGCTCCTGGACCGTCATCGGTGTCGGGGCACTCATGGTCATCTACGTGTCGCTCGGCGGGATGCGCGCCACCACCTGGATCCAGATCGTCAAGGCGGTTCTGCTGATGGCGGGAGCGGTCGTTCTCACCGTTCTCGTCCTGCTCCGCTTCCACGGCGATTTCAACGCCCTGCTCAACTCCGCCGCCGAACGGAGCGGGCACGGAAGCCGGTTCCTCGCGCCAGGTCTCCGGTACGGCGGATCGTGGACCGCGCGCATCGACTTCATCAGCCTGGGGCTGGCCCTGGTGCTCGGTACCGCCGGGCTGCCGCACATCCTGTCGCGTTTCTACACCGTGCCCACCGCCCGTGCGGCCCGCCGCTCGGTCGTCTGGTCGATCGGGTTCATCGGCAGCTTCTACCTGATGACGATCGCGCTCGGATTCGGGGCGGCCGCTCTGGTCGGTTCGGCCGATGTACGGGCGTCCAACGCCGCGGGCAACACGGCGATTCCGCTGCTGGCCATGGAGCTGGGCGGCGGCGAGGGGTCCACCGGGGGCGCGATCCTGTTCGCCGTGGTCGCCGCGGTCGCCTTCGCGACCATCCTCGCGGTCGTCGCGGGGATCACCCTCGCCTCGTCCGCCTCAGTGGCCCATGACCTCTACGCCTCGATCAGACGCCCGGGCTCCAAGCAGTACAGCGAGGTCGCCGTGGCCAGGGTGGCCGCGGCCGCGATCGGAGTGGCAGCCATCGGTCTCGGGCTGATCGCCCAGGACCTGAACGTGGCGTTCCTGGTCGGGCTGGCCTTCGCCGTCGCCGCCTCGGCCAACCTTCCGGTGCTGCTGTACTCCCTGTTCTGGCGGAACTTCACCACCCGGGGCGCGGTCTGGTCCGTCTACGGCGGGCTGATTCCCGCCGTACTGCTGGTGCTGCTCTCGCCGGTCGTCTCCGGCAGCCCTGCCTCGCTCTTCCCGGGCATCGACTTCCAGCTCTTCCCGCTGGAGAACCCCGGACTGGTCTCCATCCCCCTGGGCTTCCTGGCCGGCTGGGTCGGAACGATCACCTCCACGGATCCGCCCGACGCGGCCAAGCACGCGGAGACCGAGGTCCGCGCACTGACCGGGGCGGGTGCGGTGTAG